The following DNA comes from Magnolia sinica isolate HGM2019 chromosome 18, MsV1, whole genome shotgun sequence.
TGTGTAATTTCCTTTGTAGTTTGTATTAGACATGTGGTATTCTAGTTTAATTGGGGCATCAATCTCTTTAGCGACACTCTTAATAACATCCTTCTACCAATACTTAATTGGGACATCACAGTCTCattaaattagaaaaaaaattagaggAACTTTGGAGGGCATAAGACATATATGTAGCCTCTTGGTAATTTTCTTGTCTTTGAAGAATaaagggtcttttttttttttccttaaatctCCTTCACCATCCAACTTAAAACATGAATTTGTCATTTTAAGTTCAACAATTGTTAAGGCTCCAGGCTACTTCCAAAGCATCTCAAGTCTAGCCTTTGAAATTGTTAAGAACCTCGTTACCAATATGCCAAAAGCTCCAGAATTGATGGAACACATCATGTTAGGCCTTTTCATGCCATGGTGGCTTTCACTCTGATATAGGTTGCCCTTTCCATAAGTTGCCCCTTCGGTgattcaaatacatgacatggcATTGGCTTTGATGCCAATTATTAAGAACATAACTAATATGCCAAAAGCCCCATGACTGATGGAACACATCAAGTTAGGCTCTTTAAACTGTTGGGATTTTAACAAGAACTGAATTGGATATTGGTTACTTGGGTTATCCCCACTAGGCCAAGCTTCTGACTTGCACTCCTTTATTGTAAACATTCCTCATATAGTTTGCAAAGAAATCATAGACAATCCGACGGTGAGTTACAACTTGTAGCAAGTGGGAGAATCTCTAAGTTCTCATTCCAGTCGCATTGCCCACCCTTAATACATCTTTAAGGTAATTTTCTAACAACAGTGTTTTCAATTACCTTGTGACTCTTGTGGGTCAACCTTTCTTACGTGGACTAATCAGCATCACAACATTGCACTGTAAGTTTGATTACCAATCTCATTGCTCTCTTCAATGTTCTTCCTCGACTTCTTCAACCCACATTCTTGCCAATCTCCAAAATGCAGGTTTGTCCTCTTCAATTCTCTCAACTTCAAAAAGATGTACCGTCTTCTCTTTTAAGAGTAATGTTCTTAATTAATAAAGTCTAAGAGTAATCTTCTTTAATAAAGTCTTTTCCTAACATTCTCCTAATCCACATGTTCATTAGATAAATGCTTCTTCATGTTTTTTCCCATCTTCTCCTTTTTTGGcaacaagtttttttttctttagctTGGTTTTGAACCTTACTTTAGAGCATTGTTATAAATATCTTGGAGATGTTTAAAACGTTATAATGTTTTCTTTAAAAATGGACTAAAAGATATTATCATGAGATTTCGAATCTCGATAGTTTTTAAGTTTTCACAAAATTATTGCAATTTTAACTTAAAAATATTTAAGAGTAAAAATAACTTATACAATACTATATAGTTAAAAATATAAATTTATCCATTAATTATAATCAGTGTTGTTgaaatcctatgatttatgattAACAATGTATGATTTGggttgaatcttaagcaaaatgtTTTAAATCCTACCtttaaatcctttttttttccctatgatttatgattcaaatcctgAATAAAGATTCAAATTATAATTATTctcttttattttaatatttatttggctttcattttatgtttttatattggtggggctttaagaatcgtttTGGAACAaaaccattgtttttttttttagaaaaggtaaattatttgattttattctttATAAAAGATTAAATGATATGTATTTTCGTAAATGTTAAATCGtagatatatttttaaaataatttcttacttcttaattggTCGAAATACCAACTTAATGTATCCCTTATTAGGAATATTTTTATGGATGGTCATGATAAtgttaatttatatatattgtggaatgatggttggaaatcaattttttttcatcGGTTATAAAATTAAATTCCAAATTTTCTAACATGATTATACATTCAAGAAAGATAACAAGAatataattgattgaatgatcctTGTATGTTTTATAAGAAAAATTCCTTAAATGGTaaaaaaggaaagataagaatcctttaacactatcatgagaTGGTATATTGATAGCAAAAGGATGGTtgttgagtttttattttttctagtttatttataatttttattaaaatttttttttaagacgtgtttgttttttcatttacCACTATGAGACgtgtttgttttttcatttacCACTATATATGAtggtaaatgagtaatgattatatCTTAATGTTGTTTAAAAACATTAGTAATTACCATGCATTGAGCCTTAATTTTTGAGTTCACCTTTATGAGAAAAGGAAGGGAATGGAGTGAGTAAAATATGTTGgtcccattgcgatgtatttgtttgatctacgccatccatccatttccctAGCTCATTCTagtgcattagcccaaaaatgaggcggagtATAAGCTctagtgaaccataccacatgaaatatggaggataatgacatccattgttgaaacccTGGAACCTTTTTAGGGCCTATGGTGACTTGTATTGATAtataacttgttcataagatcaaacatgCATGGATGAACcataaacaaaaatatcaacttcattcaaaacttttgtggcctcaaagaagttttcaatggtaggtgttaaaTGGCCCTCTTTcaagtggtatggttcacttgcaccttgattcctttttatttttgggttcatcccaTAAAATGTGATGATAAaacgaatggacaacatggatcggATCaggcacatatatcacagtgggtcctaatGATTTTTTCTCCTCCTTGTTAGGGGCATCAAAAGCCAGTAGCTGTGACCACATTGGCAGTGCTGCATGGATTCACTCGGTAAGTAATAataacttttttaatttttattttaaaaaatcatcatttaccaccatttatatatttaaatggaaaaacaaacacccccttaagaaaatcattaaaaaaattatgacttaTTATAGAATTTGTGATTTGACACGATTCAACCTCAATTACGATTTGTAATTACATTAATGATTTTAACAATAttgattataataaatatttgattataataaatattttaatatttattttttagcaagattttcttgatatTGCAAGAAAAATGCCAAATTCTGAAAATCTCAGAAATTTCCCTAGCCGAAAAACTTTTCAAGAACTAGAATTACCACTATTCCTTGAAGACTTCGGGACATTCATGTGACTCAAAAAAAATTCATTGCCATATATGACCAATCACCCTACTTTCAACATAAAATAGAATAACAGTTTGACGACAAGATGGTCCACGGCAGCAAACATTACAAAGCGTGCATTCAGCATAAGTGCGCACATCAGCTCCCACCACTAAAAGACACTTTGAACTCAATTTAGAAACCATCCCAAGATAAGGATTTCCAAATGTCCATCTTGGCATGCATGTTAAGATCATATAAGACATTATCGAATGGAAAAAGACACGCGCAAGCCAAGCGTCGGTGCTGATGCTGTGAACAGGGGATCTATTCCTTTATAGTGGCAATTTAGTAACTTCCTTTCCAGTTACCATGTCGGTCCCCCCTTAAGTTCCTATAAAATAAGTTTATTTTTACAAGGGTGTGTGAAAGTTGGATGCTAAAAAATCATGCTGATTCATTAATTATGTGGGTTACTTGtgaatttagaagattttaggtgGTTGACAATTGATTTTCACAGAGTGACTTACTTAGAGAGCCTTTTGATCTCTAGAAATTccttcaaaatcaaggaaattgtgtaataattataaattaatttatatatCTGTTGTTGACAATAATTGTATTTGATTTATCCACATTAAAATTATATCAACCATTCctatatttggtttatccatccttaaagatgatatttttattttatttttatatcaaatcATTACTATAAATCAATGTTATTGTttaatttaagttttttttaataGTAATTATATAAAAAAGTATAATGATTATAAATTCTCTACTAACCTCTTAAATAATATACATTTGATTAGTTATTCTTGTGTTTGATTTTGCTGCAATGATTCACTAGTTTCTTTAATTTACTAGGATGTGggcaaataataaataaataaataaaagaaaaaggaaaaaagcctCTTAAGCGGGTGGGTCTGATTTTAGGGCATATCATATCATGATGTGACTCAGTACATCAGATGGGCCTACAGTGAATAAGCGCGTGAACAGGAGGACGTCACTTTTAGTCGTATAGGAAAACGCATATTATTAACTAATAAGCTTATTGTACAGTAAGTTGCAGAGGAACCGGCCTCTGAAACGCAGGAGAGAGGCACCAGTCCTACTTCAAAACCAatctctcttccctctctctcaacGGAGAAGAAATGGctcaaaccctctctctcacgcTTTCCAAACCCACTGCCTCCATTCTCACCACCCGCCCTTCCCTTCCCTATACACTCCTCTTCCTAATCCTCCTATGTCTCGCGGGCTACTATACCTTCCACCGCCACCATTCCCACCCATCACCGTCCCCCTCCCAATACAACTCCCAAAATGCTCGTCTGTTCCAAGCCCTCTTCCTCAACGCCTCCAGCAACGCCACCATTTCCTCTTTCCTCCACTCCCTTACCCTGCACCCCCACCTCGCCGGCACACCTCCCGCTTTGAAGTCCGTACAATACGTCCGAGGCCAGCTCCAGGCCTCGGGCCTCAAGACCCATGTCACAGAATACAAGGCCCTCCTCTCTTATCCTGCGCGCGCGTCCCTCTCGGCGCATTTTAGCAACGGCAGCTCGGCGGACCTGTTCCTGAGAGAAGTGGGCCAGTCGGGTCCGATCGTGGCGCCGTACCACGCCTACTCCCCGTCCGGGTCGGTGTTTGCGCGGGCAGTTTTCGTTAACTACGGTAGGGAGGAGGATTACCGTGAGCTGGGTGCGCTGGGGGTGAGCGTTAGCGGGTGCGTGGCGGTTGCGAGGAGGGGGAGTATTTCTAGGGGTGGGGTTGTGGAGAGGGCGGAAAAGGAAGGGGCAGTGGCGTTGCTATTGTACGCCGAAGGGGTTGGGATTGAGAGGGGGACGGTGATGAGGGGTTCGGGGGACCCACTGACGCCAGGGTGGGCCGCAGTGGAAGGAGGGGAGATACTGGGGTTGGAGGACGTAGAAGTCCTTAAAAGGTTTCCCAAAATTCCATCTATGCCCATCTCTACAGAAAATGCCCGCATGATTTTGGGTTCTCTCGGTGGGCCACAGGTGCCGGACGGATGGAGGGATACCCTGTTGGACAAAGGGATCAGGGTCGGCGAGGGGCCCACCTTCCTCAACCTCACTTATAAGGTAACAACAATACTTTTACGAATTCTACTTTTACATGCAATCGGCCTTGCACGTGGATGATCCACACATGTGCGATATCAGACTAGCTCATCACACGATCCTCACCGTCGGTCAAGATTCCATGCATCCAGAGTAAGGGAAATACGATTATTAGGTGGGTCAAAGTTTTGAACGGAACCGGTCAATTATTCAGTAATTTATTTTgtaacagtgtggcccaccttatgatcatGCAAGGCACTGGTTTTCGGACATGAGATCTACATGGCCGGGGTGTTGCACACGTATGCCTCTAGGCGAGTGCTGAGTGCGTGCGGTTATCATTcgtcttttccttttcctttcagtGGTGTTAGCGCGGTGACGTGAAGCGCGCCGCGAATGTGAGGTTAACACGTTGATGGTGccagattgcgtactacccccgcccgaactggcagttctgtgggcgggtctaccgtgatgtatctgtacatccaaactgtctattccttttatcagattatttgaaggcatcaaaacaaaaatgaggcagatacaacgatcaagcggaccacaccaaataataagcttggttgcattaaaatgcacaaagcattaaatgttagttgcattaaatgcaagagtcatctgtggtgtggtccatttgatcgttcgatctgcctcatttttgttttgatgccttaaaataatacgaGAAAAGGGATAGGCGGTTTGGATTtacggatacatcacggtgggcccgcccacagaactgcccgttcggaacTAGGGAccggcgggggtagtacgcaatctgcaTCCCATCGCTGGGTGGCATTttccattagggcctgtttggattcacgtataaGAGGGCGGTGTATCGTATTATAAGTGAATATTCCCAAATATTCTAATTGAACAGCGTTTGGATTGGAGCGTATAACGAACGGTATCCCATGCGCACGATTTCAATTTGTTTCCAAAAATTCGAAAACACGGTATTGTTTTGTCAGAGTTCAGGCATGCCGTCATTACAGCCGAATGACTGCACTGCATTGTATTCTCATTCTCGAGAATTCGTGACTGATGACCGTCAGAGttagggccccaccatgatgtatgtgtttcatccattccgttcatccatgtttacatatcattttattgcttgatcccaaaaatgagagggacataaatatcaggtggatcacaccacatgaaaacaatagtgattggatatcaaccattaaaatcctcctatggcccactatactgtttatttgacatccaatctgttgattaggtcatacagacccagatgaagagaaaaaacaaatatgagcttgatccaaaacataatgacccccaaaatgtttttaatggtcgacgctcattcaacatcgtttcctataatgtggtccacttgagatttggatatatctcatttttggattcagaccgtaaaatgatgtgtaaaaacatatggatggcatggatgaaatacatacatcatggtggggcccacatagcaacgaccaccagccattggccggtgtcagggggtGTAGCCAATCCGTACGGTTGTACAGTACGTACACataatacctcctatccaaatgTTGATCTGTATAAGATATTATATACTATTCTCCATAGTACCTCCAATACAAACATTGATTTGTATCTGAATGATTTATATGTATTTTGAAAACCGTCCATTGTATACATGAACAATACCCGAATACAGTACAATACAAtacacgaatccaaacaggcccttacttgCATCGAACAGCACCTGGCTCACGCTAGCGACATCTATTGCTTTTTGGGGCGTTTCCGATCCATTTGCATTTTCCAAGTTTTGGTTCACGTTAGTGAAGGAAGAAGCAGCGCACATTAGCGATTTGCTTTGAACTTGTTAGGCGTGGGCCTTAAGACGGATGGTGCATGTCAGCTGGCAGTGAAATGAGGATGATACAGTCTGGAATCCTCTACAAGACCTGTTTTACACcgaagctctgtggggtccaccatgttgaatatgtaaaatccacaGGCTCTATCCTTGATTCTAGGCACGCAGgaaaaaaaatcagccagatccacaactcaggtgggcaccGAAAGGAACAATGAGGataggatgccaaccataggtttgtgtggggccacacaatggtgtgtatctttcattaacccattaatcaggtgtaactcattAAGATTAAGTTAAGATGCCAAAaacagcatgatccaaaactcaggcgggccacactacGTGAACTCAGAGGTTTTATGAGTAATTTTATATTGTTCCCCATTGGGGTAGCCCATCAgagtttcaaatcaggttggtcTTTAGTGTTTAAACAAGTGTTCATCTCACTTAATGGATGCAGTAgattcacatatacaacatggcgGGCCCTGTGGAGCTTAGGTGTTTTAAACAGGTGGTGTAGACAATTCCAGCTGGGGATGATACGGGAAATGCAGTGATACTGCACTTGTACAAATGGCAACCTAGACTGTCCAACGGTGGGGCTTGTTGTAATGGGAATTTAGCCTGAAATCCACATCAATAGAACAGTCCTAATCATCCAATTGATGAATGTGGAATTGTGGATTGACTGTTGAGAATAAAATGGGTTTGATGGTCCAAATTTGAAGAGCAAAATAAAATGGTTTAGATCCTTTGATCTGCGTGAATGTTGGCCCATCTCCATTCATGTTGGGGCTCACATTTTTTGACGTTTTGGATTTTGTACAAGTGTGCCACTTGTCGGGATGAGTGAGACAAAGCAACTAATGGAATTGTGTTAATCTAATGGGGCCCATCCACAATATGGCTTTCCTGAAAAACACCAATGATATGGGTCATTTTCAGAAGGTTGAAAGTGCCTGGCTTTTCTTGGCTTACCATGTTTCTCTTGGCATGTTGTGTTAAAAAATGTTGTCCACAAGAATTTGGACTGGAGTGCCCTTTTCCCTTCTAGTTGAAAAGACCCACTATCAGGAattatagttttttttatttttttattttttatttttgaaagtaaAGAATTATAGTATCTTAGACCTGCAGGAATTATAGtatcctagacctaatgatattTTCGGTGTGTGGGTATCAGTTTGTACAAGCggcaactgtttttttttttttttttttaaattatttttttatattataaattatGGTTAAGTGTGGACCTTTCATGCATTTGTCTTCTcaaccatcaccatcatctaagccttataccaattaattgggtttggctacatgaatcatgttctgccATTTCACCCTATGAAGGGttataccttcagttagaccatacgtcaagtcttttcttactacttccatccacatccttttgggctttCCCTTTGTCCTTTGAGAGCCTTCAACTTTTATTGACTCACTCCTAAAGGGCATGGTTCTTGGTTTTCGTTGCCCATGACTAGATCATCTGAGTCTGCTTCAACTTAATTGCTTATTGGTGCTACTCTTAAGTtaccttgaatgcattcatttctaattctatccgtCCTCATCTTACCATTCATCcacctcaacatcctcatttcaa
Coding sequences within:
- the LOC131232780 gene encoding probable glutamate carboxypeptidase AMP1 isoform X3 — its product is MAQTLSLTLSKPTASILTTRPSLPYTLLFLILLCLAGYYTFHRHHSHPSPSPSQYNSQNARLFQALFLNASSNATISSFLHSLTLHPHLAGTPPALKSVQYVRGQLQASGLKTHVTEYKALLSYPARASLSAHFSNGSSADLFLREVGQSGPIVAPYHAYSPSGSVFARAVFVNYGREEDYRELGALGVSVSGCVAVARRGSISRGGVVERAEKEGAVALLLYAEGVGIERGTVMRGSGDPLTPGWAAVEGGEILGLEDVEVLKRFPKIPSMPISTENARMILGSLGGPQVPDGWRDTLLDKGIRVGEGPTFLNLTYKIGSTEWVEQNLENLASKAVAYLNVDCAVQGPGFFASATPQLDNLLVEVTKQIKDPDSEGMTVYQTWVAANRNINVGRLSGMDSDFAAFVQHAGIASVDLYYGKDFPVYHTAFDSYDWMKKNGDPLFHRHVAVAGIWGLLALRLADDPILPFDYHSYAAQLQEHTKALSVLLDSDISLRPIKASIQELVAAANGIQELKKLGEQESMENPLELWRRALNDRLMLAERGFLGADGLKGRRWFKHLVYGPPNDHESKLSFFPGIADAISRGAKITKTERQSDVQHEIWRVARAIQRAAMVLRGELT